The following are encoded in a window of Castanea sativa cultivar Marrone di Chiusa Pesio chromosome 9, ASM4071231v1 genomic DNA:
- the LOC142609478 gene encoding UPF0481 protein At3g47200-like translates to MEELYRRNIVIREAGETSSGQSPTPMIQKGIRRRAVRQYKSLPSTESMFKMVMEAGEIAKTKPPNAIPKIQKIQKFAFLLRENKGFKKYYEPRAVSLGPIHYGKPKYQLAEKYKLILASEFIKESGKAIDELYKKVEENIKELREYYEEDAAKDYPDKGLAWILFLDGCAVLQYIYCATNNTFENLNIKHDCAFLGQQDLFLLENQLPYRLLKWLMKLSVKKKELKESIDIFIKNVSDKKSEGHQAESKKGESLHSKETPHEQRLSMDGERKPTHLLHLLWTSLLDNPIPKKVDSSSQENSKKDWQSYRNVQDLQHAGIWLKPCKTTFLNDISYTRSCFIGYLTIPKMKVDNSTGQKFFNLMAFEMCPDFINNYEITSYLCFLNSLMNHADHVMELRKAGVLQNFLGSDQAVAKIFNELGTNLVPNYNIYSDVRADIDKHHQTLKSRMFRFYHDYFDSPWSIPAFFGILLELALTGIQTWFSVKPTSRS, encoded by the exons ATGGAGGAACTGTATCGGAGGAACATTGTCATAAGAGAAGCAGGGGAAACCAGCAGTGGTCAATCTCCAACACCAATGATACAAAAG GGGATAAGACGCAGAGCAGTTCGTCAATACAAATCACTGCCCTCCACGGAGTCGATGTTTAAAATGGTAATGGAGGCAGGAGAGATTGCGAAGACTAAACCTCCAAACGCAATACCAAAgatacaaaagatacaaaagtTTGCATTCTTGCTGCGAGAGAACAAGGGTTTCAAGAAGTACTATGAGCCAAGAGCAGTATCACTTGGTCCTATCCATTATGGCAAACCAAAATACCAGTTAGCAGAGAAGTACAAGCTTATATTGGCCTCTGAGTTCATCAAAGAAAGCGGCAAGGCTATAGACGAATTATACAAGAAGGTTGAGGAAAACATCAAGGAACTGAGGGAATACTACGAGGAGGACGCGGCTAAAGACTACCCTGATAAGGGCCTCGCTTGGATTTTGTTCCTGGATGGCTGTGCAGTACTTCAATACATATACTGCGCTACTAATAATACTTTcgaaaatttgaatataaaacaTGACTGTGCATTCCTTGGACAACAGGATTTGTTTTTGCTGGAGAACCAACTTCCTTATCGTCTCCTGAAATGGTTGATGAAGTTGAGtgtgaagaaaaaagagttgAAGGAATCGAttgatattttcattaaaaacgTGTCTGATAAAAAATCAGAGGGGCATCAAGCAGAAAGCAAGAAAGGGGAGAGCCTTCATTCAAAGGAGACCCCCCATGAACAAAGACTATCAATGGATGGAGAAAGGAAGCCCACCCATCTTCTCCACCTTCTGTGGACGAGTCTCTTGGATAATCCAATTCCAAAAAAGGTTGATAGCAGCAGccaagagaattcaaagaaagaTTGGCAATCCTATCGCAATGTACAGGACCTTCAACATGCAGGGATCTGGTTGAAGCCTTGTAAAACTACCTTCTTAAATGACATTTCTTATACTCGTTCATGTTTCATTGGATATCTTACCATTCCAAAGATGAAAGTGGACAACTCAACAGGgcaaaagtttttcaatttGATGGCCTTTGAAATGTGTCCTGACTTCATCAACAATTATGAGATCACTTCTTACCTATGCTTTCTTAATTCACTCATGAATCATGCCGACCATGTTATGGAGCTAAGGAAAGCGGGGGTACTCCAAAACTTCCTAGGCAGCGACCAGGCAGTGGCTAAAATCTTCAATGAGCTTGGCACCAACTTGGTTCCAAACTACAATATATATTCAGATGTAAGAGCAGACATCGACAAGCATCATCAAACATTGAAGAGTCGAATGTTTCGATTCTATCATGACTATTTCGATAGCCCCTGGTCGATTCCAGCCTTTTTTGGCATATTATTAGAGCTT